The candidate division WOR-3 bacterium genomic interval GAAATAATCAATACAGGGGTTTTAGATGTTATTGACAGGGGTTTTAGATGTTATTGATAATGTTCGGGGAAAAAAAATTCAAATGTGTACATAGGTCTGTAGGGGCGAAGCATGACCGCAGAATATTTATCGGTTTTTACCAGATATTTGCTGCGGTCATGCTTCGCCCTTACCTGTTTGTTTACATAGGTAAGGCGAAGAGGGCAAAGCATTCGCGCATAAATCTTTATTAGGAACCGAGAAACTATCGACGCGAATGCTTTGCCCCTACATACGCGAATGCTTTGCCCCTACATACGCAAATGCTTTGCCCCTATATATATCTTCGTTGTCGCCGATAATTTTTAATTTTTGAATTGCTGACTATATTACCTGAAACATTAAGGGATAATGGCTCATTTAATGGCTCATTAATTTTGGCTCATTTAGCTCATTTAGCTCATTTGGCTCATTTGGCTCATTTGGCTGAGTTATTCTCTGGTAAAATAAGTAAGATTGCATGATTTTGTATAGATCCCCCAAACCCCCCTTAAAAAGCTATGCCTTACTCACATATTTCTTAACATAGTCATCATTGACAGGGGGTGAAGAACTCGGATAAAATATCTTCCATGTTTGAGCGATATCTTCTAGTCGTCGTAGGCCGCGCCAAATCGTTTTGACTCCGGGTTCTTCATCCCCCTTGCGTCCTAAAAAACCCCCAAGTTGAGCAATCCACCTAATGCATTGGTTCACCGTTGGCGGTGTGCTAGGTGGAGAGGTGACAGAATGAATAAAACAATAAAGTGCTTGCCACTGATAGGGTTCAAGAACCTTGGTCGCCTCCGCCGACGGATTAGTCCGGGAAATGTGGGTTAACCACAATAAGCGCCATGCCACAATAGAGTAAGTAGCCAATGCTTTTTCGATTCGGTCGGCGGT includes:
- a CDS encoding IS4 family transposase, which produces TADRIEKALATYSIVAWRLLWLTHISRTNPSAEATKVLEPYQWQALYCFIHSVTSPPSTPPTVNQCIRWIAQLGGFLGRKGDEEPGVKTIWRGLRRLEDIAQTWKIFYPSSSPPVNDDYVKKYVSKA